A region from the Mesorhizobium sp. J8 genome encodes:
- a CDS encoding SDR family NAD(P)-dependent oxidoreductase, with amino-acid sequence MGNRLAGKVAVVTGGNQGIGRAIAERLAEEGCVVAVGDLLQGRADTTNAGKLSFLVLDVTDEASILAFVDRVLDRFGRIDILVNNAGMVMHKSIDDQTAEDWDRIMAVNLRGPFLMAKYVVPEMRRAGSGAIVNIGSVEGYMVNPWHTAYAATKAGVHGLTLGLAVDLGPDGIRCNTVCPGWIDTDLNRAYVEMHPDRKLIERELGYLHPAGRIGAPMEIANAVLWLVSQESSFVSGEMISVDGARTKKIPLPAILDEEYRSKLTETEA; translated from the coding sequence ATGGGTAATCGGCTAGCGGGCAAAGTTGCCGTCGTCACCGGTGGCAATCAGGGGATTGGACGTGCAATCGCTGAAAGGCTGGCGGAGGAAGGTTGTGTGGTCGCCGTCGGTGACCTGCTTCAGGGACGCGCTGATACCACAAACGCAGGAAAACTCTCGTTTCTTGTTTTGGACGTTACAGATGAGGCATCCATTCTTGCCTTCGTAGACCGGGTGCTCGACAGGTTCGGCAGGATTGACATCCTGGTCAACAATGCAGGCATGGTCATGCACAAGTCGATTGATGACCAGACCGCCGAAGATTGGGACAGGATTATGGCGGTCAATCTCCGTGGACCATTTCTCATGGCCAAGTATGTTGTCCCTGAGATGCGGCGCGCCGGCTCTGGTGCGATCGTTAATATCGGGTCGGTGGAGGGCTACATGGTCAACCCCTGGCATACTGCCTACGCGGCCACCAAGGCTGGTGTACACGGTTTGACGCTTGGGCTGGCAGTCGATCTCGGACCGGACGGCATCCGCTGCAACACCGTGTGCCCCGGCTGGATCGACACCGACCTCAATCGGGCCTATGTCGAGATGCATCCGGACCGAAAACTGATCGAGCGTGAGCTGGGGTATCTTCATCCGGCCGGTAGAATTGGCGCCCCAATGGAAATCGCTAACGCCGTGCTCTGGCTGGTCAGCCAAGAATCGAGTTTCGTCAGCGGTGAGATGATCTCCGTCGACGGCGCGCGAACCAAGAAGATTCCCTTGCCCGCCATCTTGGATGAGGAATATAGGTCCAAGCTTACCGAGACGGAGGCATAG
- a CDS encoding mandelate racemase/muconate lactonizing enzyme family protein, with translation MKIRRIRVFMKSLPVPGGKVTVGQATLAALDSTIIQIISDSGVVGWGETCPIGPTYAQSHALGARAAIMEMSPGLIGASINPGLLHRKMNSLLNGHSYAKAAFDIAAHDLIGKHTGMRVADLLGGATTERVPFYFFIGVGDADEVVRSVKEAQASGYVRIQTKIGGRPVDQDIEVIRKVAEVLKKGMRWAVDGNRNLTMRDAILLSQQCRDIPFVLEQPCNTLDEIAAIRPALQHPIYIDESGLDLSTVVQAAGNGLCDGFGMKVTRIGGLKPMAAFRDICEARSLPHTSDDSWGGDITGAACVHIGSTVRPNLFEGCSWVNKISEESHYDPIHPISVTDGHVLLPTGPGLGLEVDESMVGTPIAEF, from the coding sequence ATGAAGATAAGGCGCATCCGGGTATTCATGAAGAGTCTACCGGTTCCCGGAGGGAAGGTCACAGTAGGACAGGCAACGCTTGCAGCCCTCGATTCCACCATCATCCAGATCATATCCGATTCAGGCGTGGTCGGCTGGGGCGAAACTTGTCCGATTGGTCCGACTTACGCTCAGAGCCATGCCCTTGGGGCCCGCGCCGCAATAATGGAAATGAGTCCTGGTCTTATAGGAGCCTCCATCAACCCGGGACTGCTGCATCGCAAGATGAACTCACTGCTTAACGGGCATTCTTATGCGAAGGCCGCCTTTGATATTGCCGCGCACGATTTAATTGGCAAGCATACGGGAATGCGGGTAGCGGACCTGCTGGGAGGCGCCACGACTGAGCGTGTTCCATTCTACTTCTTTATCGGCGTTGGCGATGCTGATGAAGTGGTCCGGTCCGTCAAGGAGGCCCAGGCCTCGGGATACGTTCGCATTCAAACAAAGATCGGCGGCCGTCCTGTCGATCAGGATATCGAGGTGATCCGAAAGGTCGCGGAGGTCTTGAAAAAGGGCATGCGCTGGGCTGTCGATGGCAACAGAAACCTGACCATGCGCGACGCAATTTTGCTCAGCCAGCAATGCAGGGATATTCCATTCGTTCTTGAGCAACCCTGCAACACGCTGGACGAGATCGCCGCGATACGACCGGCTTTGCAGCATCCAATCTACATCGATGAAAGTGGCCTTGACCTGAGCACTGTCGTCCAGGCAGCCGGCAATGGCCTGTGCGATGGCTTCGGAATGAAGGTGACTCGGATTGGCGGGTTAAAGCCGATGGCTGCGTTCCGAGATATCTGCGAAGCTCGTTCGCTGCCGCATACCAGTGATGACAGCTGGGGAGGAGATATCACAGGGGCGGCTTGCGTTCATATTGGCTCCACGGTGAGGCCGAATTTGTTCGAGGGCTGCAGCTGGGTCAACAAAATCTCCGAGGAAAGTCACTACGACCCAATTCACCCAATTTCCGTTACGGACGGTCACGTTTTGCTCCCGACCGGCCCGGGCCTGGGACTGGAAGTCGACGAGTCCATGGTTGGTACACCAATTGCAGAATTTTGA
- a CDS encoding transposase has protein sequence MVGCRLAGAGSRLSTSTDRAAWTDPHVDRRRREHSQEGEHSVASHQYCGQLGNHNNSQIALSLPSSMTHLPIAHPIVPPPPGRRIRTNARRLRPRQKSRSRPSRRERFADQEPEPRRCAPGVVLSDAGYGADSDLRAGLSELDFTYLVQRPAHTQRLTPRREPHSRPAVVSGRPNRRSQTKTVAERFDVGPGVPCGTLPRSGSSKHTGAASRPQL, from the coding sequence GTGGTCGGATGCCGCCTTGCTGGCGCGGGTTCGCGCCTGAGTACCTCCACGGATCGAGCAGCATGGACTGATCCGCACGTTGACCGTCGACGACGCGAACATTCCCAGGAAGGCGAGCACTCAGTGGCGTCGCATCAATATTGCGGCCAGTTGGGCAATCATAACAACAGTCAGATTGCGCTCAGCCTACCATCGTCAATGACGCACCTTCCCATCGCCCACCCAATTGTACCTCCGCCACCTGGGCGGAGAATCCGGACCAACGCACGAAGGCTACGACCCCGGCAGAAATCACGTTCCAGGCCAAGCCGCAGGGAGCGCTTCGCTGATCAAGAGCCAGAGCCGAGGCGTTGTGCGCCTGGCGTAGTTCTGTCGGACGCTGGATATGGCGCCGACAGCGATCTCCGCGCGGGACTGTCCGAACTCGATTTCACCTATCTGGTTCAACGTCCAGCCCACACTCAGCGCCTGACGCCCAGGCGAGAGCCCCATTCAAGGCCGGCCGTCGTCTCGGGACGGCCGAACCGACGGTCACAAACCAAGACCGTGGCCGAACGATTCGACGTCGGGCCGGGGGTGCCTTGCGGTACTCTTCCACGATCCGGGTCATCCAAACACACGGGCGCTGCTTCTAGGCCGCAATTGTGA
- a CDS encoding SDR family NAD(P)-dependent oxidoreductase yields MKGIVFALDFLPLPERLVSRSLVKAANPISSARVHLKGLQQNGNSRWRANSAYCVIAGDYPVIGRSDDRWFEPAWNTAITLACSPHDFLDACEREGPGAMPTQSEGGPTKTRRAPLLGWAFMTLSNRAVIVTGATSGIGAAVAEAFAATGAALMLVGRDRVRGQKVLQSVQKHDCQAELMLGDVADSAFADQVIESTVKRFGKVSVLVNGAGIIRRGNAVETSDGEWRQTFEANVSGVFYFSRAAVRAMRTSGGGSIVNIASNVGLVGCPGLVAYCASKGAVVSLTQAMALDHAKEHISINAVCPGAVDTPMLVSAHRTPVTAAGVLQRNIDSNPQGRVATPKEIASLTVFLASDDARHITGVAVPIDGGFTAG; encoded by the coding sequence ATGAAAGGGATTGTCTTCGCTTTGGACTTCTTGCCTCTGCCCGAACGCTTGGTATCCCGTTCCCTCGTGAAGGCGGCCAACCCTATTTCGAGCGCGCGGGTGCACCTCAAGGGTCTGCAGCAAAATGGGAATTCAAGATGGCGAGCGAATTCCGCATATTGCGTTATTGCTGGAGACTATCCGGTGATCGGCAGATCCGATGACCGCTGGTTTGAACCGGCTTGGAACACGGCGATAACTTTAGCTTGTTCGCCGCATGATTTTTTGGACGCTTGCGAGAGGGAAGGCCCAGGCGCTATGCCGACTCAATCGGAAGGTGGGCCGACGAAAACACGCCGGGCCCCATTACTTGGCTGGGCATTCATGACGCTTTCAAATAGGGCAGTTATCGTCACGGGCGCGACATCGGGGATCGGGGCGGCGGTAGCAGAAGCCTTCGCCGCGACAGGTGCAGCGCTAATGCTGGTCGGCCGCGACCGAGTGCGGGGCCAGAAGGTACTTCAATCGGTCCAGAAGCACGATTGCCAAGCTGAATTGATGCTGGGTGATGTGGCCGACTCGGCGTTTGCCGATCAGGTGATTGAGTCCACCGTGAAGAGGTTCGGAAAAGTTAGTGTCCTGGTGAATGGCGCGGGCATTATCCGGCGTGGAAACGCCGTCGAGACATCGGATGGCGAGTGGCGCCAGACTTTCGAGGCTAATGTCAGCGGCGTTTTTTATTTCAGCCGCGCTGCGGTCCGGGCCATGAGGACATCCGGTGGGGGCAGCATAGTCAACATCGCCTCGAACGTCGGATTGGTTGGCTGTCCAGGGCTTGTCGCATATTGCGCGTCGAAGGGCGCAGTCGTTTCACTGACGCAAGCCATGGCCCTGGATCACGCCAAAGAGCACATCAGCATTAATGCCGTTTGCCCGGGCGCCGTTGACACGCCCATGCTTGTGTCAGCCCACAGGACTCCGGTCACTGCAGCTGGGGTCCTGCAACGGAATATTGATTCCAACCCTCAGGGTCGCGTGGCGACCCCGAAGGAAATCGCGAGCCTGACCGTCTTCCTCGCAAGCGACGACGCAAGACACATCACAGGCGTCGCGGTGCCAATCGACGGCGGCTTCACAGCTGGATAG
- a CDS encoding tautomerase family protein: MPVIHVETFKTDDDKKENLAYEITKLFCDKMNLRPEQVHVVFDEYEPSNWATAGKLWSRM; this comes from the coding sequence ATGCCCGTAATTCACGTCGAGACATTCAAGACGGATGACGACAAGAAGGAGAACCTGGCCTATGAAATCACAAAGCTGTTCTGCGACAAGATGAACTTGAGGCCGGAGCAGGTCCACGTGGTGTTTGATGAATACGAGCCAAGCAACTGGGCTACAGCTGGCAAGCTCTGGTCGAGGATGTGA